The following proteins are encoded in a genomic region of Xanthomonas citri pv. mangiferaeindicae:
- a CDS encoding excinuclease ABC subunit C: MTGTTKARGARPTFDGKAFVAGLSTAPGVYRMIAADDAVLYVGKAADLRKRVASYFNATPKATRTMAMIAQIARMEVTVTRTEAEALLLENQLIKSLKPRYNVSLRDDKSYPYVLVTRDTWPRIAVHRGPRNVPGRYFGPYPGVTAVRETLNLMQKLFKLRNCEDSVFRNRSRPCLQHQIGRCTAPCVGLVSEREYADAVRRASMFLEGRSDALTDEVTRDMEAAAERLDFEEAARLRDLLGNMRGMQARQYVDGKVAELDVLACAMRGTHACVLLLSFRDGRNLGTRAFHPRTNGSEDPAEVLAAFVSQHYAEQVPPREIVLDRTIEDVALLEQAFSEAAGRRVQLKCNVRGDRARYVDLARRNAEIALASELGSQAAQQARAESLRAMLGLAEPAQRIECFDISHTMGEATVASCVVFDAQGPVRSQYRRYNIAGIEPGDDYAAMHQALTRRFRKVAEEGGVMPDVLLIDGGAGQVAQARAVLDGYGITGICLVGVAKGEARKPGDETLLLPATDGQPARELKPGAASPGLQLVQQVRDEAHRFAITGHRGRRQKARNTSRLEDIPGIGPRRRASLLKHFGGLGGLKAAGAEQIAQVEGVNAALAQRIYATLHGLDAGTSGAGQD, from the coding sequence ATGACCGGCACGACGAAAGCGCGCGGCGCGCGTCCGACATTCGATGGCAAGGCATTCGTCGCAGGCCTGAGCACCGCGCCGGGCGTCTATCGCATGATCGCGGCCGACGATGCGGTGCTCTACGTCGGCAAGGCGGCGGATCTGCGCAAGCGCGTGGCGAGCTATTTCAACGCCACGCCCAAGGCGACGCGGACGATGGCGATGATCGCGCAGATCGCGCGCATGGAAGTCACCGTCACCCGCACCGAGGCCGAGGCGCTGTTGCTGGAAAACCAGCTGATCAAGTCGCTCAAGCCGCGCTACAACGTCTCGCTGCGCGACGACAAGAGTTATCCCTACGTGCTGGTCACCCGCGACACCTGGCCGCGGATCGCCGTCCATCGCGGCCCGCGCAACGTGCCCGGACGCTACTTCGGGCCGTACCCGGGCGTGACCGCGGTGCGCGAAACACTGAACCTGATGCAGAAGCTGTTCAAGCTGCGCAATTGCGAGGACAGCGTGTTCCGCAACCGCTCGCGGCCCTGTCTGCAGCATCAGATCGGTCGCTGCACCGCGCCGTGCGTCGGGCTGGTATCGGAGCGCGAGTACGCCGACGCGGTCCGGCGCGCGTCGATGTTCCTCGAAGGTCGCAGCGATGCGCTGACCGACGAGGTCACGCGCGACATGGAAGCGGCGGCTGAACGCCTGGATTTCGAGGAGGCCGCACGCTTGCGCGACCTGCTGGGCAACATGCGCGGCATGCAGGCGCGCCAGTACGTCGACGGCAAGGTCGCCGAACTCGATGTGCTCGCCTGCGCGATGCGCGGCACCCATGCCTGCGTACTGCTGCTGTCGTTCCGCGACGGCCGCAACCTCGGCACCCGCGCGTTCCACCCGCGCACCAACGGCAGCGAGGACCCGGCCGAGGTGCTCGCCGCGTTCGTGTCCCAGCACTACGCCGAACAGGTGCCGCCGCGCGAGATCGTGCTCGATCGCACGATCGAGGACGTCGCGCTGCTCGAACAGGCCTTCAGCGAGGCCGCCGGGCGCCGGGTGCAGCTCAAGTGCAACGTGCGCGGCGATCGCGCGCGCTACGTCGACCTGGCACGGCGCAATGCCGAGATCGCGTTGGCCAGCGAACTCGGCAGCCAGGCCGCGCAGCAGGCACGCGCCGAGTCGCTGCGCGCCATGCTGGGCCTGGCCGAGCCGGCGCAGCGGATCGAGTGCTTCGACATCAGCCATACGATGGGCGAGGCCACCGTGGCCTCGTGCGTGGTGTTCGATGCGCAGGGGCCGGTGCGCAGCCAGTACCGGCGCTACAACATCGCCGGCATCGAGCCGGGCGACGACTACGCCGCCATGCACCAGGCGCTCACCCGGCGCTTCCGCAAGGTGGCCGAGGAGGGCGGGGTGATGCCCGACGTGCTGCTGATCGACGGCGGTGCGGGCCAGGTCGCCCAGGCGCGCGCGGTGCTCGACGGCTACGGCATCACCGGCATCTGCCTGGTGGGCGTGGCCAAGGGCGAGGCGCGCAAGCCGGGCGACGAGACCTTGCTGCTGCCGGCCACCGACGGGCAGCCGGCGCGCGAACTCAAGCCCGGCGCTGCCTCGCCCGGGCTGCAACTGGTGCAGCAGGTGCGCGACGAGGCGCACCGCTTCGCGATCACCGGCCATCGCGGCCGGCGCCAGAAGGCGCGCAACACCAGCCGGCTGGAAGACATTCCCGGCATCGGCCCGCGCCGCCGCGCGAGCCTGCTCAAGCATTTCGGCGGACTCGGCGGTCTGAAGGCAGCCGGCGCGGAGCAGATCGCGCAGGTCGAGGGCGTCAATGCAGCGCTCGCGCAGCGCATCTATGCGACCCTACACGGGCTCGATGCCGGCACGTCCGGCGCCGGCCAGGACTGA
- a CDS encoding CDP-diacylglycerol--glycerol-3-phosphate 3-phosphatidyltransferase, producing the protein MKLTIPTWLTLLRILMIPVLVLVFYLPFKWTNFAAAFVFGLAAVTDWLDGWIARRYGLSSAFGAFLDPVADKLMVAVALFLIVQGHPSPWMAIWAAVIVGREIAVSALREWMAELGQRATVKVAAIGKIKTIAQMVALLCLLYSVSPERPAPPLPWLGREIFVIGDWLLALAALLTLWSGLAYLRAAWPIMRAAERSKY; encoded by the coding sequence ATGAAATTGACGATTCCCACCTGGCTCACGCTGCTGCGGATCCTGATGATCCCGGTGCTGGTGCTGGTGTTCTACCTGCCGTTCAAATGGACCAACTTCGCCGCCGCGTTCGTGTTCGGGCTGGCCGCGGTCACCGACTGGCTCGACGGCTGGATCGCGCGTCGCTACGGCCTGTCCTCGGCGTTCGGCGCGTTCCTCGATCCGGTCGCCGACAAGCTGATGGTCGCCGTGGCGCTGTTTCTGATCGTGCAGGGGCACCCGTCGCCGTGGATGGCGATCTGGGCGGCGGTGATCGTGGGGCGCGAGATCGCGGTCTCGGCGCTGCGCGAGTGGATGGCCGAGCTTGGGCAGCGCGCGACGGTCAAGGTTGCGGCGATCGGCAAGATCAAGACGATCGCGCAGATGGTCGCGCTGCTGTGCCTGCTGTACTCGGTCTCGCCCGAGCGGCCCGCGCCGCCGCTGCCGTGGCTGGGGCGCGAGATCTTCGTCATCGGCGACTGGCTGCTGGCGCTCGCCGCGCTGCTCACGCTGTGGTCGGGGCTGGCGTATCTGCGCGCGGCCTGGCCGATCATGCGCGCGGCCGAACGCAGCAAGTATTGA
- a CDS encoding arsenate reductase (glutaredoxin), translating to MSDPFVLYHNPRCSKSRAALELLQARGIAPQVLHYLETPPDAAALRELLQRLDLAPRALLRTGEAVYADLGLADPALDDAAIIAAMAAHPKLIERPILVHGDRAVIGRPTERLLDLLP from the coding sequence ATGAGTGATCCCTTTGTCCTCTATCACAACCCCCGCTGCTCGAAATCGCGCGCCGCGCTCGAGCTGCTGCAGGCACGCGGCATCGCGCCGCAGGTGCTGCACTATCTGGAGACCCCACCCGATGCCGCTGCGCTGCGCGAGTTGCTGCAGCGCCTGGACCTCGCCCCGCGGGCACTGCTGCGCACGGGCGAGGCGGTCTATGCCGACCTGGGCCTGGCCGACCCGGCGCTCGACGACGCGGCAATCATCGCGGCCATGGCGGCCCATCCGAAGCTGATCGAGCGCCCGATCCTGGTGCACGGCGACCGCGCGGTCATCGGCCGACCGACCGAACGCCTGCTCGACCTGTTGCCCTGA
- a CDS encoding sodium:dicarboxylate symporter produces the protein MSMPARVLLALLAGAVIGLALAAWDPQVAVRTADIAQPIGTLWLHALQMTVVPLVAALVVVGVNAASDAAASGRTARLAMGTFVVMLALSATFAALAAPALLSLVPRDESQAALFRAAIGAPEVLPQAPAFGLWITSLIPSNAIAAAAASAMLPLVVFSMFFGFALTRLEAARRERMLELVRTIADAMIVVVRWVLVAAPLGVFALVLSVCAHVGLGVFAALGTYIALQCVLYVAITLLMYVIAVVVAGERPARFAAALLPVQAIAASTQSSLAALPVMVDSARSRLGYPLAVTSLVLPMAVSLFRIASPVQYLSVVSFIAWIYGIELGAGQLAIAVALAIVISMGSVGLPGQVSFMTNNLPVTQAVGLPVEPLGVLLAVDTLPDAFATVTNTTADVTATGVVARRSGAHPPSSDSEPPAT, from the coding sequence CTGTCGATGCCCGCGCGCGTGCTGCTCGCGCTGCTGGCCGGTGCCGTCATTGGACTGGCGCTGGCCGCCTGGGACCCCCAGGTTGCGGTACGCACCGCCGACATCGCCCAGCCGATCGGCACGCTATGGCTGCATGCGCTGCAGATGACGGTGGTGCCGCTGGTCGCGGCGCTCGTGGTCGTGGGGGTCAATGCCGCGTCCGATGCCGCCGCGTCCGGGCGCACCGCGCGCCTGGCAATGGGCACCTTCGTTGTGATGCTGGCGCTGTCGGCAACGTTCGCCGCACTCGCCGCGCCGGCGCTGCTGTCGCTGGTACCGCGCGACGAGTCCCAGGCCGCGCTGTTCCGCGCCGCGATCGGCGCGCCCGAGGTGCTGCCGCAGGCTCCGGCGTTCGGCCTGTGGATCACCAGCCTGATTCCCAGCAACGCGATCGCCGCCGCGGCCGCCAGTGCGATGCTGCCGCTGGTGGTGTTCTCGATGTTCTTCGGTTTCGCGCTGACCCGTCTGGAAGCCGCGCGCCGCGAACGCATGCTCGAGCTGGTGCGCACGATCGCCGATGCCATGATCGTGGTCGTGCGCTGGGTGCTGGTCGCGGCGCCCTTGGGCGTGTTCGCGCTGGTGTTGTCGGTCTGCGCGCATGTCGGCCTGGGCGTGTTCGCCGCACTGGGCACCTATATCGCGCTGCAGTGCGTGCTGTATGTGGCGATCACGCTGCTGATGTACGTCATCGCGGTCGTCGTCGCCGGCGAGCGGCCGGCGCGCTTTGCCGCGGCGTTGTTACCGGTGCAGGCAATCGCGGCGAGCACCCAGTCGTCGCTGGCCGCGCTGCCGGTGATGGTCGACAGCGCGCGCAGCCGCCTGGGCTATCCACTGGCGGTGACTTCACTGGTGTTGCCGATGGCGGTCTCGTTGTTCCGCATCGCCAGCCCGGTGCAGTATTTGAGCGTGGTGAGCTTCATCGCCTGGATCTACGGCATCGAGCTGGGCGCCGGCCAGTTGGCGATCGCGGTCGCGCTCGCCATCGTGATCAGCATGGGCTCGGTGGGCCTGCCCGGGCAGGTCAGCTTCATGACCAACAACCTGCCGGTCACCCAGGCCGTCGGCCTGCCGGTGGAGCCACTCGGCGTGCTGCTGGCCGTCGACACCCTGCCCGACGCCTTCGCGACCGTCACCAACACCACCGCCGACGTGACCGCGACCGGTGTGGTCGCACGGCGCAGCGGCGCGCATCCCCCTTCTTCCGATAGCGAACCTCCCGCGACATGA